A window of Primulina tabacum isolate GXHZ01 chromosome 4, ASM2559414v2, whole genome shotgun sequence contains these coding sequences:
- the LOC142543194 gene encoding putative protein phosphatase 2C 24: MQLQKVRARSSILVPIETDDDSKRHRLNEGVAKCGLMPEIVPESFLFSDGVTQMRPKFGMASVCGRRRDMEDAVAIHPSFSNLHQSRPQVLHYFGVYDGHGCSHVATRCRERLHELVKEELDFAEEELAAAESYCDRKWWKKVMDRSFGRMDKEVIAWNENVVDDVTPNCRCELKCPACDAVGSTAVIAVVAPDEIIVANCGDSRAVLCRNGKAIPLSNDHKPDRPDELNRIQAVGGRVIFWGGARVLGVLAMSRAIGDNYLKPYVTWEPEVTVMKRMEDDECLILASDGLWDVVSNDTACGVVWMCLKNKHGHDQTASNNACADASMLLTKLALARTSADNVSVVAIDIRK; encoded by the exons ATGCAGCTCCAGAAGGTTCGAGCGCGGTCGTCCATTTTGGTGCCGATTGAGACCGATGATGATTCGAAACGTCATCGGTTGAACGAAGGTGTTGCTAAATGTGGCTTGATGCCGGAAATTGTGCCGGAATCGTTTCTATTCTCCGACGGAGTCACTCAGATGCGGCCGAAATTCGGAATGGCCTCCGTATGCGGAAGGCGAAGGGACATGGAAGATGCAGTGGCGATCCACCCCTCGTTTTCCAATCTACATCAAAGCAGACCACAAGTACTGCACTACTTTGGAGTTTACGACGGCCATGGATGCTCTCat GTGGCGACGAGGTGCAGAGAGAGGCTTCATGAGCTAGTGAAGGAAGAGTTGGATTTTGCAGAGGAAGAACTAGCAGCAGCAGAAAGCTACTGTGACCGGAAATGGTGGAAAAAGGTGATGGATCGAAGCTTCGGCCGCATGGACAAAGAAGTGATTGCATGGAACGAAAACGTGGTTGATGACGTAACTCCGAACTGCCGCTGTGAGCTGAAGTGTCCGGCGTGCGACGCCGTTGGATCCACGGCGGTGATAGCCGTAGTCGCGCCGGACGAGATCATTGTGGCGAACTGCGGTGATTCAAGGGCGGTGCTCTGCCGCAATGGCAAAGCCATTCCTCTCTCCAACGATCACAAA CCGGACCGGCCTGATGAGCTGAACCGGATCCAAGCCGTAGGTGGGCGCGTAATATTTTGGGGGGGTGCGCGTGTTCTTGGAGTTCTTGCCATGTCTAGAGCTATTG GCGACAATTATTTAAAGCCATACGTAACATGGGAGCCAGAAGTGACCGTGATGAAGCGAATGGAGGACGATGAGTGCCTGATCTTGGCGAGCGATGGGCTGTGGGACGTGGTGTCGAACGATACTGCATGTGGGGTTGTCTGGATGTGCTTGAAGAACAAGCATGGGCACGATCAGACTGCATCGAACAATGCATGTGCTGATGCATCAATGCTTCTAACGAAACTGGCTTTGGCAAGAACGAGCGCAGACAATGTCAGCGTGGTAGCCATTGACATTAGAAAATAA